One Pecten maximus chromosome 7, xPecMax1.1, whole genome shotgun sequence genomic window carries:
- the LOC117331632 gene encoding glutathione S-transferase-like, whose translation MPTYKLHYFPIRARGELIRLLFAAAGKTFTDQIITFADWPSKKSEMPTGQLPVLEIDGEKLSQSLTIARFLSREFGLAGDSNLDQARADQVVDTIGDLFTEFFKYAFEKDAEKKEELKKKTFDSVLSTFATNVTKFLDMNKTKSGYFVGKKLTVADLAVYEGFEDFLLVDPKSLDKYPKLVAHRKLVLSNSKVKAYLDKRPKTDV comes from the exons ATGCCGACCTACAAACTTCATTATTTTCCCATCCGAGCCAGAGGCGAGCTCATCCGGCTGCTGTTCGCGGCTGCAGGGAAGACCTTCACTGACCAAATCATCACGTTCGCTGACTGGCCATCAAAAAAATCAG AAATGCCAACTGGGCAACTCCCGGTCCTGGAAATCGATGGAGAAAAACTATCCCAGAGTCTCACCATTGCGAGGTTCCTCTCACGGGAGTTCG GATTGGCTGGAGATAGTAACCTGGACCAGGCGAGAGCGGACCAGGTAGTCGACACAATAGGGGATCTGTTCACGGAGTTCTTCAAGTACGCATTTGAGAAGGACGCCGAAAAGAAG GAAGAACTTAAGAAGAAAACCTTCGATAGTGTTCTATCAACATTCGCAACAAACGTGACCAAATTTCTTGATATGAATAAAACCAAGAGCGGCTATTTTGTTGGTAAAAAG TTGACAGTTGCTGACCTGGCAGTGTATGAGGGTTTCGAAGACTTCCTACTTGTGGATCCCAAGTCACTTGACAAGTACCCCAAACTTGTTGCCCATAGAAAGTTGGTGTTGAGCAATTCCAAGGTGAAGGCTTACCTAGACAAGCGTCCGAAGACAGACGTTTAG
- the LOC117331629 gene encoding hematopoietic prostaglandin D synthase-like, which translates to MSVHTYLNSYLYHETIYIRVPQDQNHQLTVIQLRTPVYGHPPHNMPAYKLTYFTVRGRGELIRLALETAGKSYEEVKVTFADWPALKPNMPTGQLPVLEVDGKQLVQSLAIARYLGKEFGMAGECSMEQCLVDQVIDTGADGLTAYVKWYFEKDEEKKAELKKELVETTIPKFAQMFTTFLENSGGKNGFFVGSKLTLADLACHEAFTDFLQLNADALNDFPKLAANRQKVEENETLKQYLAKRPESVI; encoded by the exons ATGTCTGTACATACTTATTTGAACAGCTATCTATATCACGAGACCATTTATATACGTGTACCACAAGATCAAAATCACCAGTTGACCGTCATCCAGCTCAGGACACCAGTCTACGGCCATCCACCACACAACATGCCTGCATACAAACTAACCTACTTCACCGTCCGTGGGAGGGGTGAATTGATACGCCTTGCTTTAGAAACTGCAGGAAAATCATACGAAGAAGTTAAGGTCACATTTGCAGACTGGCCTGCCTTGAAACCAA atatgCCCACCGGACAGCTGCCCGTGCTAGAGGTGGACGGGAAGCAGTTGGTACAGAGTCTTGCCATAGCTCGCTATCTAGGCAAGGAATTCG GTATGGCTGGTGAGTGTTCCATGGAGCAGTGTCTGGTCGACCAGGTGATAGATACCGGTGCGGACGGCCTAACAGCCTATGTCAAATGGTACTTCGAGAAGGACGAGGAGAAGAAG GCGGAACTGAAGAAGGAATTGGTTGAGACTACAATCCCGAAGTTTGCCCAAATGTTCACAACTTTCCTGGAAAACAGTGGAGGCAAAAACGGATTCTTCGTTGGATCAAAA TTGACGCTAGCTGACCTTGCCTGTCACGAGGCATTCACGGACTTTCTCCAGTTGAATGCTGATGCCCTGAATGATTTCCCGAAATTAGCAGCAAATCGCCAAAAGGTTGAGGAAAACGAAACCTTAAAGCAGTACCTGGCCAAGCGTCCCGAAAGCGTCATCTAG